In Flavobacterium gelatinilyticum, a genomic segment contains:
- a CDS encoding SusC/RagA family TonB-linked outer membrane protein, protein MNSKNKRTALHQMWAAKSLVFMIFMLFISAGMFAQGKKLVTGTVYDNTGTVLPGASVLETGTRNATTTDFDGKFTLEVTIGGTIEVSFIGSSTQKVQITASTSKIDVSLKNDGYQLAEVQVVSVGYGTQKKSDLTGSISTVTADNLVKGTISSTEQVLQGKVAGLNIIRPSGDPAAGATIRLRGGTSLTASNSPLIVVDGIAGVDINVVQPSDIKSVDVLKDASATAIYGSRGANGVIIITTKSGTKGVSVVYNGQSSVGYVADNLDLLSANQWRGYVRQTGNMDAIDFGGNTNWQKAIEQTAISQSHTLSINSGKADSGFRTSISYLNNEGVIKKSGLERVSGNINAYQFLGDNKAVKFDMGLFANIDKWNPIDYRIFERAYNLNPTIPVYDANGNFTNVNFTLYENPVEILTNRTVDNERHRLLGYFKTEVKFLNDFQAVANISLEHNAVKGGTYKPTYAIMEGRSESGYAQRTYAEYTNAQGELYVNYNKVIDRHNISALAGYSYLENIYEGFGAQRSGFVTDAFGYNNLGAGYNYRLGDVYSYKGKSNLVSFYARANYNYDGKYLLTATVRRDGSSRFGENNKWGTFPSASVAWRISNEEFMSSTKNWLGSLKLRAGYGVTGNQDGIGEYKSLSILGVGNDSYYDPVTGTWSLAYSPKQNPNPDLKWESTRQLNIGVDFTLFDRINGSFEWYQKNTHDLLYTYEVPQPPYLVGTMLANVGEMSNKGVELTLNADIVRGDKFTWNANLTLGHNVQKIEKLSNPTYKTDVIYSGSLHGLSGMSGQYSQIIAEGYPVGTFWGFRNAGLDENGKIQYYNAAGEIVGESALVDGDKTDLGNIQPDLTLGIGMNFTYKNFDLGISGYGMFGQKALNATNMMLNDPNRLPTYNVPDDFLNSGITSAPKYSDYWIEDASFFRLQTVSIGYTLPLNFKKSKLRMYIMGENLAVFTKYKGVDPEIGLNAQDGADQTGLAAPGIDKYNNYPRPTTISVGLNFTLNN, encoded by the coding sequence ATGAATAGTAAAAATAAAAGAACAGCCCTGCATCAAATGTGGGCTGCTAAATCGCTCGTATTCATGATTTTCATGCTTTTTATTTCGGCAGGAATGTTTGCACAGGGAAAAAAGCTTGTTACGGGAACTGTTTACGACAATACAGGAACTGTTTTGCCGGGAGCATCGGTACTTGAAACCGGAACCCGAAACGCAACTACAACTGATTTTGACGGGAAATTTACTCTGGAGGTAACAATAGGAGGAACAATAGAAGTTTCTTTCATTGGATCATCTACTCAAAAAGTACAAATTACAGCTTCGACTTCAAAAATTGATGTCAGCCTCAAAAATGACGGGTATCAATTAGCCGAAGTTCAGGTCGTTTCTGTTGGATACGGAACACAGAAAAAATCAGATTTAACAGGTTCGATTTCAACCGTTACAGCAGATAATTTAGTAAAAGGAACGATTTCGTCTACAGAACAGGTTTTGCAGGGAAAAGTAGCCGGATTAAATATCATTCGCCCTTCTGGAGATCCTGCTGCAGGTGCTACGATTCGTCTGCGCGGGGGAACTTCATTAACAGCAAGCAACAGTCCGCTTATTGTAGTTGACGGAATTGCCGGTGTTGATATCAATGTGGTACAGCCTTCGGATATTAAATCGGTTGACGTTCTTAAAGATGCTTCGGCAACGGCTATTTACGGTTCAAGAGGAGCAAACGGGGTAATTATCATTACGACAAAATCAGGAACAAAAGGCGTTTCTGTAGTATACAACGGTCAGTCAAGTGTAGGATATGTTGCTGATAATCTGGATTTATTATCGGCAAACCAATGGAGAGGTTATGTTCGTCAGACCGGAAATATGGATGCTATTGATTTTGGAGGAAATACAAACTGGCAGAAAGCTATTGAACAAACAGCCATTTCGCAGTCGCATACTTTAAGTATTAATTCCGGAAAAGCCGACAGCGGTTTCAGAACTTCTATTTCATACCTGAACAACGAAGGTGTTATTAAAAAATCAGGTTTAGAAAGAGTGAGCGGAAATATCAATGCCTATCAGTTCCTTGGTGATAACAAAGCTGTAAAATTTGATATGGGATTATTTGCCAACATAGACAAATGGAACCCGATTGATTACAGAATTTTTGAACGTGCTTACAACTTAAACCCAACAATTCCGGTTTATGATGCCAACGGAAATTTCACTAATGTAAACTTTACGCTTTACGAAAATCCGGTTGAAATTTTAACCAACAGAACCGTTGATAATGAAAGACACAGACTTTTGGGTTATTTTAAAACTGAGGTTAAATTCTTAAACGATTTTCAGGCAGTTGCCAATATTTCCTTAGAACATAATGCGGTAAAAGGCGGTACGTACAAACCGACTTATGCCATTATGGAAGGTCGTTCTGAGTCCGGGTATGCACAAAGAACATACGCAGAATATACAAATGCGCAGGGCGAACTTTATGTAAATTATAACAAAGTAATCGACAGACACAACATCAGCGCTCTTGCGGGGTATTCTTACCTTGAAAATATTTATGAAGGTTTTGGCGCACAGCGTTCAGGTTTTGTAACAGATGCTTTTGGGTACAACAATTTAGGGGCAGGTTATAACTATCGTTTGGGCGATGTGTATTCATATAAAGGAAAATCAAATCTGGTTTCTTTTTATGCTCGTGCCAATTACAATTACGACGGAAAATATCTGCTGACTGCAACGGTTAGACGAGACGGTTCAAGCCGTTTTGGAGAAAATAATAAATGGGGAACTTTCCCTTCGGCTTCTGTGGCGTGGAGAATTTCTAACGAAGAGTTTATGAGTTCTACAAAAAACTGGCTGGGATCTTTAAAATTAAGAGCAGGTTACGGAGTTACAGGTAATCAGGATGGAATTGGCGAATACAAATCACTTTCGATTTTAGGAGTTGGAAACGACAGTTACTACGATCCGGTTACCGGAACATGGAGTTTGGCCTATTCACCTAAACAAAACCCAAATCCTGATTTAAAATGGGAATCAACCAGACAATTAAACATTGGGGTAGATTTTACTTTATTCGACAGAATCAACGGTTCGTTCGAATGGTATCAAAAAAACACCCACGATTTATTGTACACTTACGAAGTGCCTCAGCCTCCGTATTTAGTAGGAACTATGCTGGCTAACGTGGGTGAAATGTCAAACAAAGGAGTTGAACTTACTTTGAATGCCGATATTGTAAGAGGAGATAAATTTACATGGAATGCTAACTTAACGCTTGGTCATAACGTTCAGAAAATCGAAAAACTCTCAAATCCAACGTATAAAACAGATGTAATTTACAGCGGTTCATTGCACGGATTATCGGGTATGTCAGGGCAATATTCTCAAATTATTGCCGAAGGATATCCGGTTGGAACTTTCTGGGGATTCAGAAATGCCGGACTTGATGAAAACGGCAAAATACAATATTACAATGCTGCCGGAGAAATTGTGGGTGAAAGTGCTTTGGTTGACGGCGATAAAACCGATTTAGGAAATATTCAGCCGGATCTGACTCTGGGTATCGGAATGAACTTTACATATAAAAACTTTGATCTTGGAATTTCAGGTTACGGAATGTTTGGTCAAAAAGCCTTAAATGCTACAAACATGATGCTGAACGATCCAAACCGTTTACCAACGTATAATGTTCCGGATGATTTCCTGAACAGCGGGATTACATCAGCACCAAAATATTCAGATTACTGGATCGAAGATGCGTCTTTCTTTAGATTACAAACGGTTTCTATAGGATACACATTACCGCTGAACTTCAAAAAATCAAAACTGCGAATGTACATCATGGGAGAAAATCTGGCAGTATTTACAAAGTACAAAGGAGTAGATCCGGAGATTGGTTTAAATGCTCAGGATGGTGCTGACCAGACAGGATTAGCAGCGCCTGGTATCGATAAGTACAACAATTATCCAAGACCAACTACGATTTCTGTTGGATTAAATTTCACTTTGAACAACTAA
- a CDS encoding DUF5004 domain-containing protein has product MRSKSYYWLALLMCFFVISCDNTEDGSYVDPITIYEKVNGNWGLTNLKMVDEFAKANKIEPNEENLSTFFNYEDFKIKFNVDEKNQPASYEVTGNVPPLFAPKGYWELSSDFQQTNANPVKIYLYSDAQKTQKTDELKLTSVPGKNGEMEFQLAHASGGVTFVTYVFKLNAIN; this is encoded by the coding sequence ATGAGAAGTAAAAGTTATTACTGGTTAGCTCTTTTAATGTGTTTTTTCGTGATAAGCTGCGATAATACAGAAGACGGAAGCTACGTTGATCCTATTACAATTTATGAGAAAGTAAATGGTAACTGGGGACTGACAAATTTGAAAATGGTAGATGAGTTTGCAAAGGCAAATAAGATCGAACCAAACGAAGAAAACCTGAGTACTTTTTTTAACTACGAAGATTTTAAAATTAAATTTAATGTAGACGAAAAGAACCAGCCTGCAAGTTATGAAGTGACTGGAAATGTACCGCCCTTATTTGCTCCAAAAGGTTACTGGGAATTAAGCTCAGATTTTCAGCAGACGAACGCCAATCCTGTAAAAATCTACTTGTACAGCGATGCACAAAAAACTCAAAAAACAGACGAACTTAAATTGACTTCGGTTCCGGGGAAAAATGGCGAAATGGAATTTCAGCTGGCTCACGCTTCGGGAGGAGTTACGTTTGTGACGTATGTGTTCAAATTAAATGCTATTAATTAA